From Xyrauchen texanus isolate HMW12.3.18 chromosome 12, RBS_HiC_50CHRs, whole genome shotgun sequence, one genomic window encodes:
- the LOC127653441 gene encoding retinoic acid-induced protein 1 → MQSFRERSGFHGNQHCYQQEPQELLRLESYRHHHSQSRQGYEAHSLAAAGMSTAGAGSKDCYGQQTYPIYSSPSATQTKKPYRGAKTPSQHLQAGYSNHMGPGYSAQYMSEGHLQQKWDESAQMTQFEQDMVGRLESGVSGSSQYLEQNMLAISQSQCHLSSQSSAPAYTSPHQQCPPPNPAQSPLMYPQGHLHFPQHSQPTSSSSSSLYMEKCNPMPHGYKGYGIPTNAQYGRQLSNHSSLKQSGYRPQNNYGYQQNPSRSGFEQGSMQGMSGTQENLQKFQHYNQPQQNYCITDISVRSPEQYYQTCSPSSSHSPARSVGRSPSYNSTPSPLMPNPDSFQYGQPPINPGASSSTGLQEQNMLMPPHTHTSPSVNHQSQSYSNSMKEQFSEKLLSNPSLWSLNALTSQVENISNNVQQLLLSEALVANKKSSKRNHQKKEDYGGQLKGIEDQSCPDNQHGPPTSDAYNIPRSMTAELQERGYSSSTEDQMDRSYYYFGQAKGQVHMQTNSRLSLDAVSACSLNSADDMSVRSGDSVRSLQSEASDENLNCNPREQRELTGEDKNSSLRCIRDERSPMCVTAPSPMKQESNSPPEIKRSESTLKENFEESAWTERMADEEEITQRKLSAENECKGEVTEKPQKWLEDEKSPSLFHKINKDVLEEGYSYETEIYRGLQNKYNSEKGDLTDTDSFSDLNHKGNEGTEIRSRNFKSEPLPNVKTPEKSSPGSSGTDMYLPEKKENFKGENSVQSLTSTEEPMDTLEEKQSVLFHNSTEVRDEMESLTTSEEVIDNRARPQESFAEVCSTFEEMENVSQINTETAESFAQDTPHKGSERRSALCDIAPQPQTAKSGFSALNEKTTPMAQAREHHIDRSDAKLLEPDSPQLPGKSILHSAPSWADTPPSPKKGDEDMEPGISCPSAVTPSAKPDPLAPSAHTRMFGKKHVRGRRRLMHSSVRIRRQLSVEGDKAPPSAQNPSMPSSKSTLINDQMENAHQDVSSQTPKLLTDSLPSRMCTRSCGSQSSPKVCHQERRKSGPKPGLKLGVKPGPKPGPKSALKPGPKQGLKPGPKPVPKSSAKPGPKPVPKCEIIPNVKPGLKNTGFAEVTKLGPKIGFRPGPKTGPKSVSKPDLKLEAFLEENHVPKSSQITTESKPTEESKSKGPGRPRGATLNIKSRKQDKNVLITTDHTKDTSSSNELIQKDVTTALTLDKVVGVVNTSMGETTLESTLDSTCVKSLVKDQKSMVLRSRKQTKEKLTEEKQQESDKSTETTRLIGTQIQDVTVDQSCGTESSNLELPKHMDVSTDSLQQPNEEIVSIKRKSSLKSSNPKKSKRGLKASQTKTEGPPLETVTEICIVKEKQNTGQYLPSSNVTTDNPPTDEISDMPSAPPQCPTKTKYLPPRKGRGLKYEAMVQKITSPGSKKQPLNIQPDIVPGESTSKLSPQEPEQKETMNTPEVAHEEGKSTMSTQEVKTTAGIQTLRKKRRKWATVESSDTPDVVLEAGSLVINTPRLAKQRAIKNNHEMHLKQRKRRRKEIEPAESISIVEQQEPVQPDIPPPHPLSSSLLETGEQTQYEKPPTELCPPVIKAKRGRRPSLKKRQKEASNQTEDDKVKERKKPEPKKKIQTNLSVLKVEVKRTKQRRKCNKDFLPTVKGTLSDLHPPQSNDKYSFRPYVHIDSSLEPTSPCTIVNRPEEAHLLTQARKKSGAKIKNLVTVTKAILNTSVMLQGPLVNKSLIDRCLTCCLCGKPSNYRELGDLCGPYYLEDCVPRKMLSLTHRNDFIQSSNSAKETEASCCIEHIDSQCASENDAHQEGTNEGCSRHPRRGKKAIREQLRTRPTLRMRFKRLLLLQRRLSGSAPPAGEEESGTTLQRLQMEAEAKEHWAHEACTIWTRGIILVAGKLYGLKEAAQSAAHAKCSRCQSEGASICCSWKSCTQMYHYICAKEMGCTFQEETFSIRCPEHKAM, encoded by the exons ATGCAGTCCTTCAGAGAACGTAGTGGTTTCCATGGCAACCAGCACTGCTACCAGCAGGAACCCCAAGAATTATTGCGCCTTGAGAGTTATAGACATCATCACAGCCAGTCCAGACAAGGCTATGAGGCGCACTCTCTAGCTGCTGCGGGGATGTCAACAGCGGGAGCAGGTTCTAAAGACTGTTATGGGCAGCAGACCTATCCCATCTACAGCAGCCCCAGTGCTACTCAGACTAAAAAACCTTACAGAGGAGCTAAAACTCCAAGCCAGCACCTGCAGGCTGGCTACAGTAATCACATGGGCCCTGGATACTCAGCTCAGTATATGAGTGAAGGTCACTTGCAGCAAAAATGGGATGAGTCAGCTCAGATGACCCAGTTTGAGCAGGACATGGTGGGACGGCTGGAGTCGGGGGTCAGTGGGTCATCCCAGTACCTAGAGCAGAACATGCTAGCTATCTCTCAGAGCCAGTGTCATCTTTCCTCTCAGTCCTCTGCCCCTGCATATACAAGCCCCCATCAACAGTGCCCTCCCCCCAATCCTGCACAGTCTCCTTTAATGTATCCCCAGGGCCACTTACATTTCCCCCAGCACTCTCAACCaacttcctcctcctcttcatcattGTATATGGAGAAATGTAATCCAATGCCCCATGGCTACAAGGGATATGGTATTCCAACTAATGCCCAGTATGGAAGACAACTCAGTAATCACAGCAGTCTAAAGCAGAGTGGATACAGACCACAGAATAACTATGGTTACCAGCAAAATCCCTCAAGATCTGGATTTGAACAGGGCTCCATGCAAGGGATGTCTGGTACACAGGAGAACCTCCAGAAATTTCAACACTACAATCAGCCCCAGCAAAACTACTGCATAACAGATATTTCTGTAAGGTCTCCAGAACAATACTATCAGACTTGCAGCCCAAGTTCGAGTCACTCACCTGCAAGGTCTGTGGGAAGATCTCCCTCATACAATTCCACACCATCCCCCTTAATGCCAAACCCTGATTCATTCCAGTATGGACAGCCCCCTATCAACCCTGGGGCTTCCTCATCCACAGGTTTACAAGAACAAAACATGCTGATGCCCCCTCATACCCACACATCGCCCAGTGTCAACCACCAGTCACAGAGCTATTCTAACTCCATGAAGGAGCAATTCTCTGAAAAGCTCCTGTCCAACCCAAGTTTGTGGAGCCTCAATGCCCTGACATCTCAGGTTGAGAATATCTCTAATAATGTACAGCAGCTGCTTCTCTCCGAGGCCCTTGTGGCTAACAAAAAGTCCAGCAAGCGAAACCATCAGAAAAAAGAAGACTATGGAGGCCAGTTAAAGGGTATTGAAGATCAATCTTGTCCTGATAACCAACATGGTCCTCCAACGTCTGATGCTTACAACATTCCCAGGTCCATGACAGCAGAACTGCAGGAACGAGGATACTCCAGTAGTACTGAGGACCAGATGGACAGGAGCTATTACTATTTTGGTCAGGCCAAAGGTCAAGTACACATGCAGACCAACTCGCGGCTTAGCCTCGATGCAGTGTCTGCCTGCTCCTTAAACTCAGCAGATGATATGTCTGTCAGATCAGGTGACTCTGTACGAAGTCTACAGAGTGAAGCCTCTGATGAAAATCTCAATTGCAACCCAAGAGAACAGAGAGAACTGACTGGAGAGGACAAAAACAGCTCTCTCAGGTGCATTAGAGATGAGAGGTCTCCCATGTGTGTAACAGCCCCAAGTCCTATGAAACAGGAGAGTAATTCACCACCAGAAATAAAACGTTCAGAAAGCACTCTAAAAGAGAACTTTGAGGAGTCGGCATGGACTGAGAGGATGGCTGATGAGGAGGAAATTACACAAAGAAAGCTGTCTGCAGAGAATGAGTGCAAAGGAGAGGTCACTGAAAAGCCACAGAAGTGGTTGGAGGATGAGAAAAGCCCTTctctttttcataaaataaataaagatgtaTTAGAGGAAGGCTACTCATATGAAACAGAAATCTACCGAGGGCTACAAAACAAGTATAATTCAGAGAAAGGAGACTTAACAGACACTGACAGTTTTTCAGACCTTAATCACAAAGGAAATGAAGGCACAGAAATAAGGTCTAGAAATTTCAAATCAGAGCCACTGCCCAATGTTAAAACTCCTGAAAAATCATCACCAGGTAGTTCAGGAACTGATATGTATTTGccagagaaaaaagaaaactttaaGGGTGAAAATTCAGTACAGAGCCTCACAAGCACAGAGGAACCAATGGACACCCTGGAGGAAAAACAGTCTGTCCTCTTCCATAATTCCACTGAGGTGAGAGACGAAATGGAGAGTCTTACAACCTCTGAGGAAGTAATTGATAATAGAGCAAGACCACAGGAGTCCTTTGCAGAAGTATGTAGTACATTTGAAGAGATGGAAAATGTGTCCCAAATCAACACGGAAACTGCAGAAAGCTTTGCCCAGGACACGCCACACAAAGGCAGTGAAAGGAGGTCAGCGTTATGTGACATTGCACCTCAGCCTCAAACTGCCAAGAGTGGCTTCTCAGCTCTCAATGAGAAAACAACACCTATGGCTCAGGCTAGAGAACATCACATTGATCGCAGTGATGCAAAGTTACTGGAGCCTGACTCTCCTCAATTGCCGGGCAAGTCAATACTGCACTCTGCACCATCCTGGGCTGACACCCCGCCCTCCCCCAAGAAAGGAGATGAGGATATGGAACCGGGTATAAGCTGTCCCAGCGCAGTGACTCCCTCAGCCAAACCAGACCCATTGGCCCCATCTGCACATACAAGAATGTTTGGTAAGAAGCATGTACGGGGCAGGAGGAGACTTATGCATTCAAGTGTACGGATCAGGAGACAGCTAAGTGTGGAAGGAGACAAAGCTCCACCTTCTGCCCAAAATCCCAGTATGCCCTCCAGCAAAAGCACCCTTATTAATGATCAGATGGAAAATGCCCACCAGGATGTTAGCAGTCAAACACCAAAACTATTGACAGACAGTTTGCCATCGCGAATGTGCACTCGCTCTTGTGGTTCACAAAGCAGCCCAAAGGTTTGCCATCAAGAGAGAAGGAAATCAGGTCCAAAGCCAGGTTTAAAACTAGGTGTGAAGCCAGGTCCAAAACCTGGTCCAAAGTCTGCTTTAAAACCAGGTCCAAAACAAGGTCTAAAACCAGGGCCAAAgcctgttccaaaatctagtgcaAAACCTGGTCCAAAACCAGTTCCAAAATGTGAAATTATACCTAATGTAAAACCAGGTTTAAAAAATACAGGGTTCGCAGAAGTTACAAAGCTTGGTCCAAAGATTGGTTTTCGGCCTGGTCCTAAAACTGGTCCAAAATCTGTTTCTAAACCAGACTTAAAGCTGGAAGCTTTTCTAGAAGAAAATCATGTTCCAAAGTCAAGTCAAATTACCACTGAGTCAAAGCCAACTGAGGAATCAAAGTCTAAAGGCCCTGGTCGACCAAGAGGTGCTACCTTAAATATAAAATcaagaaaacaagataaaaatgttCTGATTACAACAGACCATACCAAGGACACAAGCTCTTCAAATGAACTTATTCAGAAAGATGTGACTACAGCTTTAACTCTGGACAAAGTTGTAGGTGTTGTGAACACCTCTATGGGTGAAACCACTTTGGAATCTACTCTAGATAGTACTTGTGTAAAGTCTTTAGTCAAAGATCAAAAGTCAATGGTGCTTAGATCACGGaaacaaacaaaggaaaaatTGACAGAAGAAAAACAGCAAGAGAGTGATAAATCAACAGAGACAACAAGGCTCATAGGAACACAAATACAGGATGTTACTGTAGACCAGTCATGTGGGACAGAATCATCAAATCTTGAATTACCTAAACATATGGATGTCTCTACAGACTCTCTCCAACAACCTAATGAAGAGATAGTTTCCATCAAAAGAAAATCCAGTTTAAAGTCTTCAAACCCAAAAAAGAGTAAAAGAGGTTTGAAAGCAAGTCAAACAAAGACAGAGGGGCCTCCATTAGAAACCGTCACAGAAATCTGCATTGTAAAGGaaaagcaaaacacagggcagtATTTGCCAAGCAGCAATGTAACCACAGATAACCCTCCTACTGATGAAATCAGTGACATGCCTTCTGCGCCTCCTCAGTGTCCCACTAAAACGAAATATTTGCCCCCTCGGAAAGGCAGGGGACTTAAATATGAGGCAATGGTTCAGAAAATCACATCCCCAGGGTCCAAAAAGCAACCTTTAAATATCCAACCAGATATAGTGCCAGGAGAATCAACATCAAAACTATCACCACAGGAACCAGAGCAAAAGGAGACAATGAACACCCCAGAGGTGGCTCACGAGGAGGGCAAGAGCACAATGAGTACACAAGAGGTCAAAACCACAGCAGGAATTCAAACTctgaggaagaagaggagaaagTGGGCCACTGTAGAGAGCAGCGATACACCAGATGTAGTCCTGGAAGCTGGGAGCCTTGTTATAAACACACCAAGGCTAGCCAAACAGAGAGCTATTAAAAACAACCACGAGATGCATCTGAAGCAAAGAAAAAGGAGAAGAAAAGAGATTGAACCAGCAGAAAGCATTTCCATTGTGGAGCAACAGGAGCCTGTGCAGCCTGATATTCCACCCCCACATCCACTGTCGTCTTCTTTACTAGAAACAGGTGAACAGACACAGTATGAGAAGCCACCAACAGAATTATGCCCACCAGTAATAAAAGCCAAAAGAGGCAGGCGACCATCACTTAAAAAGAGACAGAAGGAAGCATCAAATCAAACTGAAGATGACAaagtaaaagagagaaaaaagcctGAACCTAAGAAAAAGATTCAAACAAATCTTAGTGTACTCAAAGTTGAAGTGAAGAGAACTAAGCAGAGGAGGAAATGCAACAAAGATTTCCTTCCAACAGTGAAGGGAACATTATCAGACTTACATCCACCACAGAGCAATGACAAATATTCTTTCAGACCATATGTACACATTGACAGCTCTTTGGAGCCAACATCCCCTTGTACCATCGTCAACAGGCCAGAGGAAGCGCATCTGCTCACCCAGGCAAGAAAAAAGAGTGgtgctaaaataaaaaatctagtcACAGTTACCAAGGCAATATTAAACACCTCAGTAATGCTCCAGGGGCCCTTAGTTAACAAAAGCCTAATTGACAGGTGTCTAACGTGCTGCCTATGCGGAAAGCCGTCAAATTACAGAGAGCTTGGGGACTTGTGCGGCCCTTATTATCTCGAGGACTGCGTACCACGGAAAATGCTGTCTTTAACACACAGGAATGATTTCATACAAAGCAGCAACAGTGCTAAAGAGACAGAAGCCAGCTGCTGCATAGAGCACATAGACTCACAGTGTGCATCTGAGAATGACGCACATCAGGAGGGGACGAATGAAGGATGTAGCAGGCATCCCAGGAGGGGGAAAAAGGCTATTAGGGAACAGTTAAGAACCCGCCCTACCTTGCGGATGAGATTCAAAAGACTGCTGCTGTTGCAGAGGAGACTTAGTGGATCTGCTCCCCCTGCTGGTGAGGAGGAGAGTGGAACTACTCTGCAGAGATTGCAGATGGAGGCAGAGGCTAAAGAGCACTGGGCTCATGAAGCTTGTACTATCTGGACCAGAGGCATCATCCTGGTAGCAGGAAAACTCTATGGGCTGAAAGAGGCTGCTCAGAGTGCTGCACATGCA AAATGCTCCAGGTGCCAGAGTGAGGGAGCTTCCATCTGCTGCAGCTGGAAGAGCTGTACTCAGATGTACCATTATATCTGCGCCAAAGAGATGG GCTGCACATTTCAAGAAGAGACCTTCTCAATTAGGTGTCCGGAACACAAG